The Vibrio penaeicida sequence GTAAGAAAGGAATGGTATGCTGACAAATAATGTTTATCAGGAAGAACGCGTTCCTACACAGTTTGAGCATTTCTGGAATAGCTACCGGAGTAACACCTTGGCGATGTTTGGGCTTTGGTGCTTTATCATTTTGCTGGTTATTACGCTACTTTCACCGTGGTTAACACCCCATGATCCACAAGCTCAAACCGCTAATTTACGACTCCCCCCTTCTTGGAATGCTGAAGGTACCGTCGAGTTTTTCTTAGGAACAGATGATTTAGGAAGAGATATTCTTTCTCGGTTGATTGAAGGCTCTCAGCTCACTTTAGGTGCTGGGATTCTGATTACGTTAATCGCTGGCATTATCGGCTGTGCCATTGGTATTTTGGCAGGTATGACCAAAGGGTTAATATCCAGTACGTTAAACCACCTCCTCGACACGGTCATGTCCATTCCCTCACTCCTGCTCGCGATCATTTTCGTCGCCTTTTTAGGGTTTGGGGAATTCAATATTTTATTGGCGATTTGTTTAGCATTGATTCCTCGATTCATCCGTTCTGTCTATGTCGCTGTTCACAATGAAGTGGAAAAAGACTACGTCATTGCCGCACGTTTAGATGGAGCGAGAAACGTTCACCTGCTTTGGAACTCTATTTTTCCAAATGTATTACCCGTGATCGCCGCTGAATTCACTATGGCGTTGTCGGTTGCCATACTTGATATAACCGCATTAGGTTTTTTGGGGCTCGGCGCACAAGCCCCGAGTACAGAATGGGGTGCGATTCTTGGTGATTCGGTAGAGCTGATCTATTCCGCACCATGGACCGTCACCTTACCCGGCTTAGTGATCATGTTTACTATTGTTGTTATTAATCTAGTTGGTGAAGGAACCCGACGCGCATTAAATGCGGGGACAGAATAATGCCACTACTCGATATCAGACACCTAACAATAGAAATTGAGACGCCGCAAGGTAAAGTGAAAGCCGTGGATCGCATGAGCCTAACCATGAATGAGGGTGAAATTCGCGGTCTTGTAGGGGAATCTGGTTCCGGTAAAAGTTTGGTGGCGAAAGCGGTACTTGGTATTGCCAAAGACAACATGACTGTCACCGCAGACAGGCTTCGTTTAGGCAGCATCGATTTGCTGCAACTGACACCGCGAGAAAGAAGGCGCGTTATTGCTCGTGACATCGCCATGATTTTTCAGGAGCCTTCAACGTGTCTCGATCCCTCGGAACGAGTTGGACGTCAGTTAGCAGAGTCTATTCCACGTGACTCTTTCGAAGGTCGATGGTGGCAATCTTGGAAGTGGCGAAAAAAACAGGCCATGGCACTGCTCCACAAAGTAGGAATTAAAGATCATAAACGCATCATGCGCAGTTACCCCTACGAATTAACCGATGGGGAATGCCAGAAAATCATGATAGCAATGGCGATCGCGACCAAGCCAAGAGTACTAATAGCAGATGAGCCGACTAATGATTTAGATCCCATTACACAGTCCCAAATTCTAAGACTGCTCAGCCGAATGAATCAGGTAAATAACACCACGATTCTCCTCATTGGGCATGATCTGACGACCATTACACAATGGGCAGACAGAATCACCGTAATGTACTGTGGTCAGTCAGTGGAGTCTGCCGCAACAAAACAGATATTAAATGCTCCAAAGCACCCATATACCGTTGCTCTTTTGCAAGCCATGCCAGATTTCAATGATTGGATCCCACACAAGTCCAAATTACAATCTTTGCCGGGCTCAATTCCACCACTTCAACATTTACCTATTGGATGTCGCCTTGGTCCGCGCTGCCCTCACGCACAGCGCCAATGCGTTGAAATTCCGCGAACTCAAAAAGTCAAAAACCATAAGTTTAGCTGTCATTTCCCTCTGAATATGGAGAAACGTACATGAGCGCGTTGTTAGAAGTTCGTGACCTCAGAAAAACCTTTATCAGTCGCTCTGGTTTGTTCTCTAAAAAAGAACAAGAGGCAGTGAAGCCCGTAAGCTTCACTTTGGAAGCAGGACAAACGCTGGGCTTTATAGGTCAAAACGGTTCTGGGAAATCAACATTGGCTAAGATGTTAGCGGGTGTGATAGAACCGACTTCAGGAGAAATTCGCGTAATGGGAGAAAGGTTGGAGCACCGCGATTACGCCACGCGTTGCAAACTCATTCGCATGATTTTCCAAGATCCAAACACCTCTCTCAATCCTAGATTGCAGATCGGGACCATTCTCGAAGGTCCGTTGAAGCGAAATACGAACATGTCGTCAGAAGCTCGAAAGATGAGAGTGAAAGACACATTAATCCGTGTTGGCTTGCTACCTGAACATGCCTATTTTTACCCTCAAATGTTGGCTACTGGTCAGAAGCAGCGGATTAACCTTGCCCGTGCACTTATTCTTCAACCGTCTATAATTGTTGCTGATGAAGCTCTAAATGGTCTTGATATGGCCATGCGGTCTCAGATAATAAACTTACTATTAGAGTTGCAAGACGAAATGGGTGTGTCTTTTGTTTATGTGTCGCAGCATATTGGCATAATCAAACACATCACCGATAAAATAATGGTGATGCATGAAGGGGATGTAGTCGAATCGGGATCGACTCATGACGTGATTGCCAACCCATCTCACCAGATTACGCAACGTTTGATAGAAAGCCATTTCAATAAAGCTCCCGCACATTAGGGTTCGTTATGTCGAAAAGCACAAAATTTGCGTCTTATCTCATCGGCTTTTTGGTGCTTTTCTCTTACCCAATTTATTCATATTCGCAAACCAGTCATCGCTGGTTAGACACCGCTTATCTAGAAGAAGCGTTTTACGAAGTTGCATTAAAAAACGAATACGACTCTGAAAAACAGAACGTTAGAAAATGGCGAGAGCCTATAAAGATTTTTATTGAGCATAAAGTACCGGATGAAGACATTCATACGGAGCTTGCACAAATGCATATAAAGCACCTCTCCTATCTCACGAATCACCCAATAAGCCTGACGAATGACTTAGAAGAAGCCAATATTATTTGGGTTTATACACGTTTAAGTATTTGGGAAGACGATATCGTCAGAGTGCTGGGAAAACCGTCATTACAGCATTCCGGCAAAGCCATCTGTATGGCGAATTTTAAAACCGATGTAGGTGGAGAACTGATTAGAGGTGGAATAATTATTCCCGTTGATCAAGCGCGTTCTAAAGGGAAACTGCTCGGCTGTGTGGTTGAAGAAATCACACAGCTACTCGGGTTACCAAACGACTCTGATAAGGTATACCCTTCAATTTTTAACGATGCGTCGCCAGAGGATTTGCTTTCCCCTCTTGATGGATTACTGCTAAAAATCCTCTACCACCCTTCTCTAAAAGTAGGTATGAGCAGAGAAGAAGCAGAGCCTATCGTGAAGCAGATTATCGCTGATTTCAAAAACGACGGTACGTTAGAAAGCGCTATTCGCGAAGTTAGGAAAGGAGAATTATACCCGCTTATGGGGTTTTAATTTGATCCACTAGTACGTCTCGCCGAGGGATTGAATTTATGAGAGTGGTGAGATGGAAAATATACCCAAGCATCTTCAAAATGCTTGGGTACTTCTTTTTGCATAACTAGGTTTTAAACAACTAGGCTTAAACAACTAGGCTTAAACAGACATGTTTTAAGTAGCTGTATTTAAGATAGAACTGTTTTACAAAGCTCTATTTTTTGTTCGCTTGCTTCTTCAATTCAAAATCAAATTCATCGGGGAATAAAATCACCCCTTCTTCATTTTCATTTGGAAAAACAACCACAGAAAGTTCGTCATCCGCTAAGCCATGTGTCCATCTGCTGTGCCATTTATTCAAAGAAATAGGCTCTGGCTTACATTCTTCCCAATCACCATTCGCCCATGCTTGAGCAAACTCCTTGTTTGGCCAAACTGGTACACAATCCTCGTCCTCAGTGTTTAGCATGACACAACCATGCTCATCAGTCAGAATCCAGATCTCTCTGTTCGCTACGACCTCTTTCACACAGTATTTCAGGCGCTTTTCAGTATCGTAACGATTAATGGTGTCAATTTGTTCTTGGTCAAGTTGCTTAGACATGAAGGGTGCTCATTCAGGACTGGAATGCGGGAATTCTTTAGTATTCTCCTCATCGAGTCAAACAAAATTCATCGGGTCATACAAACTTTTTAAATAATTTCGCTTTATCCAACAAAACTTCTAGATCTTTCATTCGGTTACTGGTTTCAGACCACGTTGCAGACTGTATAGCCTCAACAATAGCTTCCACTAAAAACGTAATAGCAACGGTCGAATCCCAAGCAGATGGCGCTTCAATTCGAGCATGAAACACATGCTGCGCCAATTTAACAACAGGTGAACCCCATTGATCAGTAAACAAAATCAATTCGACATCTCGACTTCGAGCGATTTCTGCCAACGTTAAAATGTCATTTTCATATCGCCTAATATCAAACACTACTAAGGTATCGCCCGGTTTCATGTTGATCACATAATGCGACCAGCTGTTTGCATTCGGTTCAATCATGGTGACATTGGCACGAATGACCTGCATGTGCGTGAACATGTATTCGGCAATGGAATGGCTAATACGCCCTCCAACTATGTATAACGGGCTATCCGGCTTACTTAGCAATTCCACCACTTTACTAAAAGTGGCTTCATCCACCTGCGCAACTGTCTGCCTGATATTGTTCATCACGGTGTCTGCAAACCTATCCAAAAGGTGCGACTTTTCGTCCATGCTTGGAATAGAGGCGTGCTTTTCAATTGGGCTTTTCAGCGTATCCCCAATTTCCTCATGAATGCTACGCTGCATATCAGGAAACCCAGTAAAGTCGAGCTTTTTCGCCAGGCGTACCACGGTAGGCGTCGAAACTTTTGC is a genomic window containing:
- the sapC gene encoding putrescine export ABC transporter permease SapC; its protein translation is MLTNNVYQEERVPTQFEHFWNSYRSNTLAMFGLWCFIILLVITLLSPWLTPHDPQAQTANLRLPPSWNAEGTVEFFLGTDDLGRDILSRLIEGSQLTLGAGILITLIAGIIGCAIGILAGMTKGLISSTLNHLLDTVMSIPSLLLAIIFVAFLGFGEFNILLAICLALIPRFIRSVYVAVHNEVEKDYVIAARLDGARNVHLLWNSIFPNVLPVIAAEFTMALSVAILDITALGFLGLGAQAPSTEWGAILGDSVELIYSAPWTVTLPGLVIMFTIVVINLVGEGTRRALNAGTE
- a CDS encoding peptide ABC transporter ATP-binding protein, which produces MPLLDIRHLTIEIETPQGKVKAVDRMSLTMNEGEIRGLVGESGSGKSLVAKAVLGIAKDNMTVTADRLRLGSIDLLQLTPRERRRVIARDIAMIFQEPSTCLDPSERVGRQLAESIPRDSFEGRWWQSWKWRKKQAMALLHKVGIKDHKRIMRSYPYELTDGECQKIMIAMAIATKPRVLIADEPTNDLDPITQSQILRLLSRMNQVNNTTILLIGHDLTTITQWADRITVMYCGQSVESAATKQILNAPKHPYTVALLQAMPDFNDWIPHKSKLQSLPGSIPPLQHLPIGCRLGPRCPHAQRQCVEIPRTQKVKNHKFSCHFPLNMEKRT
- a CDS encoding peptide ABC transporter ATP-binding protein codes for the protein MSALLEVRDLRKTFISRSGLFSKKEQEAVKPVSFTLEAGQTLGFIGQNGSGKSTLAKMLAGVIEPTSGEIRVMGERLEHRDYATRCKLIRMIFQDPNTSLNPRLQIGTILEGPLKRNTNMSSEARKMRVKDTLIRVGLLPEHAYFYPQMLATGQKQRINLARALILQPSIIVADEALNGLDMAMRSQIINLLLELQDEMGVSFVYVSQHIGIIKHITDKIMVMHEGDVVESGSTHDVIANPSHQITQRLIESHFNKAPAH
- a CDS encoding DUF2927 domain-containing protein, producing MSKSTKFASYLIGFLVLFSYPIYSYSQTSHRWLDTAYLEEAFYEVALKNEYDSEKQNVRKWREPIKIFIEHKVPDEDIHTELAQMHIKHLSYLTNHPISLTNDLEEANIIWVYTRLSIWEDDIVRVLGKPSLQHSGKAICMANFKTDVGGELIRGGIIIPVDQARSKGKLLGCVVEEITQLLGLPNDSDKVYPSIFNDASPEDLLSPLDGLLLKILYHPSLKVGMSREEAEPIVKQIIADFKNDGTLESAIREVRKGELYPLMGF
- a CDS encoding DUF2750 domain-containing protein — its product is MSKQLDQEQIDTINRYDTEKRLKYCVKEVVANREIWILTDEHGCVMLNTEDEDCVPVWPNKEFAQAWANGDWEECKPEPISLNKWHSRWTHGLADDELSVVVFPNENEEGVILFPDEFDFELKKQANKK
- a CDS encoding MurR/RpiR family transcriptional regulator codes for the protein MTVSERIKARFAKLTRAERQLANVMLENYPASSLGTVVSLSEAAKVSTPTVVRLAKKLDFTGFPDMQRSIHEEIGDTLKSPIEKHASIPSMDEKSHLLDRFADTVMNNIRQTVAQVDEATFSKVVELLSKPDSPLYIVGGRISHSIAEYMFTHMQVIRANVTMIEPNANSWSHYVINMKPGDTLVVFDIRRYENDILTLAEIARSRDVELILFTDQWGSPVVKLAQHVFHARIEAPSAWDSTVAITFLVEAIVEAIQSATWSETSNRMKDLEVLLDKAKLFKKFV